cacggattgccaaaggagaagattgttaaggacatatttgatgtaattggctaatcctttgacaaaacctactttacttgtaactgggtagatctaagatggtttaagatttcaagaaacatgttgctcaaagtcaagtgttaaaaccatacAAATCTGTGTAAGAAACAAGTGacgaagtgttgttcattaaaactcgacagatgtctcgacagaagcctatctatcgagaattaatgttgaagctcgacagaagctgtaTTTgtcaagaattacgaaatcagaattttcaaattttattacacGCATATTCATGagtatttgtatagggtttcttttcttataaccctagacatatataaggattattttaagggtcgtctcAAGGTTGTTGCACTTGTTGTTACACGCATATTGTAACCGGAGACAGAAATTGCCataattcatctttctctctagaagttcctacgtctttacgccaagggttttgtgaccaaagagcttcttgatcttcatgttgatgaactaaaaAACTTTGTAGCTAACATTTTCCTCAAGTTAATGTGTTAATTacgtactgagatccgtgcatcattggttagtcacgtattgggatttgtgcattgaaaggagagattgccgctacaatacatGTCCAATTGACTATTGAGGTAAatgttcaactgtagattggttTAGGTactaaaattcattttacttgtaactgcttgttttgataatagtggattctcatgAGTGGTaactttaaaatcacccgataGAGTTTTacctcggaggttttccccatacataaataaatcactgtgtcaaatttattttccgttgcatttagtttaattggtaatttgttggTGCTATGAcgctattgcatgttaaattgacttaattaattaacttaaataattaattaattaattaatttgccaaaagagtcaatacattttttgcctatcaattattaattttttttcaacattaatCTTTCCTTCCACATGCTCAGTCAAAtattaaacaatattttttaatactacaaaattaaataaaatatcattttaatattttaaaaagatattttGATGAAGATTCACTGAAATCAAAAGTGTAAATTGgttttgctaaaaataaaataaaattgtattagTTTTTAGTAAGATAAAACAATCTTTTCAAAGTTATCATGGTTTAATGACAGATTAAACAACCAAATGATCCACCGAAATAGTAGTTCCACATTGATATTGACCAGAGTTTTGATAATTATTGGTAACTCCTAGTCGTAGTGTGTATAATATCAAGAGAACTACTtgattttaaccttttttttttttttttttctgttgacaacaaacataaaatttaatgatttaattaaaataaatttattaaaggCAACccatctaattttatttattatcagtaaaaaaaaagtgttctaCAATTGCaatatcattcttcttcttcttcccccccccccccccccttttggTCAAACACAATAccattcattataattatttttgaataaaattttctacaTAGAAccaaatacaatttccttttattggatgtaaattttaataaaattaaccattagatagcatttttttttcttatatccttcatatttgcaatattttcaaaagatcaaatatcaataattatgttattatttaaatgtttaaatttcaagtttttatagtctaaaattatgcataaaaataattttatagatcaaatagtaaatatcATCCGATTAACAAGGATTGTAATATACATCTTAAGAATATACAATCTAAAAACTAGATATGTGTATgcacaattcctttttttttttttttttttttaattagttcatGCTTTGGAATCCAAAGCTAAAAACTTAGTGTTTCGTCCTTGTCTGCATCccaaataaagttttttatgtGGGATACAAAATGCACACTTGGTACTGCCCTAATTGATTTTGTTGCAGCCTATGGTTTATGGTATATAGTATATGTTTGGACATACATATCTtttactcaatatatttttattggatgtgaattttggtAAACCTATCTTTGAATTGCATTAACTTCCTATATTCtctatgttaaaattttaaattttggcaaAATTTTAGAAGATTAAAGATCTATGGTTTTGTcattaatcaattatttaaatttcaatttctgtagtctaaaattatgcataaaaaataaggttaTGAATCATATAGTAAAAACATCTGATTGGCAAAATATTTGACATGTGTCTTAAAAGCGTaaagaatatataattcaatagttagatttttaaaatattttacaaagttaatttatttttaaaggaaGTTATTGCCTTAGATTACAACTAAGTTTATAGCCAAACATTGTCctaaattgttttgtttattgttaACCACcaattctctttcttcttaaatgtttttttttcccttctttattcAAATAACTTAATCACTCTttccttattttgtttttcatttttaaattcttaGGAATTCATTGGGTGGTCAATGGACTTGTGCTTAAAATAGCTAAGACATATCTTGcataaaaaagagaaacaatttaGATACTAATTAGTTAGATTAATTTATATAAGTTGATAACAAAAACATAAGTTAAATATATttctatatacaaaaaaaaaaaaaattgggtcgTTAAACTCTAATTATATAAATTCATGTTCAGagacttctattttttttcttcttctatgaTTACTAATTTTTAAGTAGTAAAGTAATCATACAGTTACATACAAAGTGAATACACAAATAAGTAAATTGCAAAAAtgtgctaaaaaaaattgaaaaactaaagtaaagacaaaactatATGACAAATCAGGAAAAATACATCTCTAAACATTGCCCACAAAATATGACCACTCTCTTGGCGGTTTTTAAattgctttatccacttataaattatatttttaaaaagttatataaaaaattaaaacatatgcATGTTTACTTCTttgtaaaaaagaataatatcttttctagattaaaaataatactccaaaaattacaatattttttattctttatttatctatctatttatatatttcttattcacttactacaataattatttaaaattgtgtTCCATTTTAAAATCTCACTAACTCATGTTTCTTACCCACTTAAATTCacagtgttttaaaaaaaaaaaaaaaactacttatcaGTTATCATGTACGAGTTATTCTTAAAACTTCTCACAAtcatttctataaaaattaaaagaaaaaaacaatataatttttaacattAATAGAAGGAAGATATTCTACGAGAAGAAAGTGGTAGACTATgtcaaatagaaaaaaagaaaaaagaaaaaaggaacaaTGGAATTTAAGAAATTGTGTACATAGCTGTATCAAAATTTATGCTTGCTATGAGTTTCAAgacttttgaaaaaattttgttgacatcttctttttttttttttttttttttttgggtttgcctcttctttctattttgcaatatttatgtaataaaaattcatCTTCAAAGTCTTTTTATGTTTCCTTTCCTATGGAAtttttcagtcattttttttttgcacatgtTTGCAATTCACTTTATAAATTCATGATTATTTTACAAgttgaaaattattaatttaaaaaaaaaaaaatagaacaaccTTTGACATCCCATTTGAGCGGGTCTCTCAtagtattgaaaattttaatttctctgaCCAAAACAAAATGACTTTCAATATGGTATCAACTTCCTTGGTAGGGACCATACTTAactcaaaaatttaattataaatttggaCTCAgtcattttatatgttttcttttacttatttatcttacttaaatataaataaaatctatGCCGAATGTACTCTTCCATATACATATCCAATCAAATAGACTCTCCTTCTTCCCCTTCTTGTTTGCATGCGTATCTTACTCAAAGCTATGTTTCGTTGCCAACTTGTCCAGATTACCCGAAGAACCTAGTTACCATATctcaaagtgtgtgtgtgtatatatatatatatatatatatatatatatatatatatatatagttttataacATGTTTCCAACATGTTTCCAAAAGGGACCTTTAATGAACTGGATGTGGACTACAAAGAAATTCCATAATTGGTTAATAATCGCAAAACACAATATAGGGAGaatcaaatatcaaaatgaTCAAGCTGTGTTGAAAGCAACCACAAAGAAAGAGGAATGACATGTAAAGGGTCCCATTTTCAAAGGACGTGAGTCACGTGACAAGCAAAATTTAGTCGGAAGATAAGTGAGAAGCGTGATATTTCATGAAcatttttcacttaaaatttctatcataataataataataaataaattgaagtaCAGTTTTTGCTCTTAAAGTTTAGGGGTGTTTTCATTGTAGTCATTTAAGTTTTATAGTTTTCATTTTAGACCTTCAATGTTTGGTTGTCTTTTTATATTGATCTTACCATCCACTTATGTTAATAACCTGATTGTTAAATCACCCTTTATGATTaactatttcataaaatagTAGTTCAAAATTATTGGAGAAggaaaatttttcataattacaGGCAAAACCTTTTATCTAACCCCAAACACCCCcgtctctctccccccccccccacccaaaaaaagaaaagaaaaaaaagaaaagaaaagaaaagcaaaatagAGAATTcactaaaaggaaaaagaatagaGGCAGGATAAATACTTTGagtgtatcttttctttttattttttatttttcattctgaATTAATACTTTTTTGTCTGTCAAAGATAGAACAATGAGTTGATTTAAAGGTTTGTCATTACAATTTAGgagaataaaaggaaaagaatagaGGCAAGATAAATACTTTGAGTGTatcttttttccttcccttttatttttttatgaattataaCTATGAGTGTatcaaagataaaaaaaatgtgtttgtttATAGGTTTGTCCGTACAATGGACCCCTAGAATAGTATTGTTGAAGGAAAATGACAGACATAGTGAACCCTTtaacataaacaataaaatctGTTGAATCGAATAttgtacaaaaataaattaaaagaccaaaaagattaaaaaaaaaaaaaaaaaacaagaagaagaaagagggaaaaacaaaaaagtaaagaagaagatTCAACTTCAAAGAGATTTTCTCTTTGAAGTTGAATCTTCTTTTTGATTTATGGTGTCTACAAATACACCAAGCAAATTGCACCAAACCATTACCACAAACAACCCAACTTATCCCTGCTCTTCTGACCTCTCTAGCTTTGTTTTGTAATACCAAATAGCAATGGCCGTTGCTTCGAGGTCATCTGTAATGACCGCCGATGagatgaagaaagaaattaGTGTTCCCCAAACTCATACTGTCCAAAAGTTTGATGTTCCCTCTCTGGCCAGCAACAAGAAGCCGTTTGAAATGACCGACGACGAGATCAAGAAAGAAATTAGTGTCCCCCGAACTCATCTTGACCAAAAGTTTGATGTTGCCTCTCTTTTTGCCATCGTCACAAACATTCTCAACCCTGCTACCATTGCTGCTGACAATGTTTTTCGGGTATACGTATATGTTACTACCCTGCACACACTCTTTTATaagaattttcttcttcttcttcttcttcttcttcttcttcttcttcttttatatttatataaaatgttatcttctatctattaaaaataaaaatgttatcttCTACTTCTAGTCCGAAGGTTGGGATACCCTATTGTGGTAACTCCTCTTCCTTCAATAAATAACATTCTTGACATTGTCCTTTCGAAATTGAATAGAGACAAGCATAAAAATTTAACAcattgtgtttttgaaaatcttCAACCATATGTGTTTTTCAAGCCCCCATTTTGGCTTTaagaatggtaaaaaaaaaaaaagcaaattaaTCAACAAGCACAATATTCATCCTGttgtttgaatattttaaaacttataataTAAATGCGAGGAAATGTTAAGACATTATATAACTAACAATATACCGcttttttattcaacttaaagcaatatatatatatatatatatatatatatatatatatatataaaagttgataTCATAAggataaatttgaattttatttatttattactttttacttttagaATTAGGGGGAACTCTCACCTCCAATAAAATACCCCCGAGTTGAGGGAATTAGAAATGGTTAGTTTTGATGGGTATCTTACCCTTCCAAGTCTCTCAAACCTTGcattctttcaaattttttaacaacATCCAAATTGATTAAACCCCTCCTATCCTATCTCCCACCCCCTCAACTCCTTCCCTCTATTTCCCTCTTCTCGCTTTAATCCAAGCACAATGTTAAACTCAAGAAGTAaacaataattgtttttttttaatatcaaaacACTATCCACTCCGTATATATTGTTTAAGTTTTCTCACTGATGGTTATTTTGGTCATACTCTAGGGTACTAAACAGCCACACATGGAGATCAAGGGTGAAAGAGCCATCGCAACAAGCTTCATTCCACCATTATGTAAGCTCAAGGAACTTTCCTACGAGGTATCCATtagacaaaattaaattatatgatGCCTTTATTTTTGAAAGCATCTAACTTTGCATGAGTTTGGTAAAATGCCCCAATTAAGAGGATCctttagtgataaaaaaaattccaataaaCATGAAAGTAATAGCATACATAAAGTAATTTGGATTGAAATCTGCTACAACACTAAATCAAAGAGCACAATCTTGATATAAGAATGCTTGGAACTAATTTGAAAATCACTCAAATACAGTTGTTGAAGATCACAAAATTAGCCGTAATTAAGAAGATTTCTCTTAAACTAATCCTTACAGAAGAACTACCATACATCTTGAGCTAGAAGGCATGTTTCCTTTAAGTTCTCCTTGTTCTCTAAGATGCGCATGATTGTGTGTTCTTCCTCATGGTGCCAAAGCCTTTTCTAAAGGTATGAATGGTAATTATTTCCAAtccaaaactacccttaaaagCAAGGGCAGaatgggggggagggggggggggtatttGTTTCAACTAACTAGAACCTCTTCCATGTAATGCCAGGTGTCTTCTAGTTGTTTTATGGTTGACAAATGATTCAAACCTACTTTTTGTCTCAAATTTTCCTACATAATGGACAAGTGTCTTTCTcgtgccatttttttttttttttttgccaagaTATACATGTGATGGCTACCAAAGTAACACATGTCCTGGCTACCAAATCATAGTTGTAATTGCTTTTAGCGTTCCAATTGACTCAATGCCAATAAATAATTATAGTATAAAATTTTGGCCTTaaccattaaaattatttaatactatAAATAGTATCGTTATAAGAGCAATGCTagggtattaaaaaaaagttaagaattttATTTATCCACTATAGATTTGACACTTATCACATATGTCGAGGTTACTTTGTAAGCCTTTTATACAACAAATTGGTAGtacctttattatttttccaattaCAAAGAATAGCAATTCTAGTTTATATTAGCACAATAGTTTATATACGAAAGCATATGCACCATTTCAAGTAAggagtaaataaataaatgctaaTATCAATGTGATCATGTTGCTACATACACAATTACGTAGGTATTTTTCATAATGGAAAATGGGTAATGTCAGATGGCATGCAAGGATCCGGGTGTAGAAACTGCTTACAAAACAACAAAGTCAATACTAGAAAAACTCAAAGATTATTCATGGCATGCGAAGGCAGTATTGACACTTGCGGCATTTGCTTTGGACTATGGAGACTTCTGCAGACACCTTGATCAGTTACACTCATCAGACCAACTCACTAAGTCATTGGGGATCTTAAAAGGGATTCCTGCTCTCTTACCGCAGCCAAGCATTGATCATAAACACGAGGGTGCGATTGTTGAACTTAACAAACTGATCAAGGACACATTGAATGTCATTGATTGCATTGTTACGTTGGAGGAACGATCTGTTAAGTATAACCCAAATGATTTACCAGCACTCTCAATAGCCACGAACAATAGCTCAATATATGTTTTCTGGGCTATCATAACTGTTGTAGCTTGCACGACCCGGATGAGTTGTCTCAGTAAAGATGAGTAAGTCCTTACCCTAGAAATGTGAAGTATAtgctaaatttattttagtagaATTATCATATCACCATTATAAAAGAGAAGGGTTCACCATCTGCTGttctaataataaatttatcacTTGTCTGAAAAAACTTAAATTGctagaaaattgtgaatttaatcacttaactttgaatttaacaaatttaatgTAAATATATAACCAAGGTTTCACAATTTCAGGAGCAAGACACATGAACTTTCGCAGTTTTCCgagaaaattaatgaaatccATGGCAAGCTAAAATTGCATATACAACTTTGCAATGAAGAAATAGGTTAGTCATTCAGGCTGATTTTACTCACAAGGAATTAAGCGTGTGGTTGCAATCTCCATTATTACATTATTTTCCCAACAAGTGCTACCATGATATGTTGCACATACTATATTTCCAATTGACTTAAACATGCGCAAAATCCTGACCAAGGATTTTTGTTCAATGCAGAGAAAATAGAGGCTTATTGGAAGCTCATAAGATTCTTAAAAGAGCCGCTTGACATTGCCGAGGTCTTGAAGGCGCTAATTTTTGCCAGCGACAACCGGCAACGAGTCAAAGTTTTTCCCAACGAATTGGTTAGTTCTACAGTAGTTGGcttgaaataaagaaatttatgaATTCCTATAATTGAATATCGTAAAATTAAGCTTGGGCCAATCTAGTCTAGGGCCATGACAATAGTACTGGTTTAAGTCAAGCCCCAACCTTACTCAAGCTTGATCAGAGaaatccaaagtccaaacagaTATAAAAAGAGTAGCCTGCAAGAGGCCTAATTTTAATCCCaactttttaaataacaaacacccccccccccccccccccccccccccccccccccccccccacataACGTATATATTGGGTTAAAGATTAAGTcatattttgtgtaattttaaGCAATACTTTTTTCTAGATACGAAACTCTAAGTAATATTAAatcattttatacatttttattgaatttcaattttaaaaatattattgctGGATAATATGATATCTATGTTGTTAAcataaatgccaaattttgtgtcaatcaaatgCTATTTACCCTTTAATCCAAACAcccatatataataaataatttcaaaaagcaaaaacttttaaaattttcaatgttaaatatttgaaattttgtatgcATGTAAGGTGTAATTAAGAATAATCTAATGGtagttttatcaaaatttacttttaatttttatatttgtattgCTAATACAGATCCTCGAAGCGGTGAAAACAAAGAATGTGTTGTTGTTCTTTACGGACTTGGACGTTGATAAAATCTCAGAATATGTATCAATTCGCACCCCCATTTATGAAAACATACCAAGCAAATACAAGGATAAGTATGAGGTTGTTTGGATACCAATTGTGGATCAGTGGACCAATGACATGCAAAAGAAGTTTGAGTTGCTGCGGTCTCAGATGTCGTGGTTCGTAGTGCAAAACTTTTCTTCTATATCAGGTATCAAGTACGTTAGGGAGCAGTGGCACTTTAAGAATGAGCCTATCATTTTGGTGCTGAACCCACAAGGGACCGTGGAACACCATAATGCAGCCCCCATGATTAAGATATGGGGACCAAGGGCTTTCCCTTTCACTCATTGGAAAGATGAAGAACTGCGCAAAAGCGAAGATTGGTTTGGATCCTTAATGCTTGAATTCAGTCCTGACATACCAACTTGGGTAAATTTCTTTTCGCAATCTAAATGCCTAAACATAAAAACTTACTCTACTGTTAAAGATATCTTATTCTAGTAAAATAATGGGTTCTTTGGGTTTTAACGATcatgtaaaaaaatatcaaaatcagaattataaataaaattataatgataATATAAAGAATAATATGAGCTTCCAAAAAGTTAATCTAATAATATAAAGCTTGCTAGTAAACTAAGATGTCAACAATTCAATAGTGCCAACTAGTGCCCTTGTGGAGTTAGGATAACAGTCATGGTTGCGGGCCTGAACTTAAGGAGAATTATACTACTATGGTAACATTTAGGCAGAGATGCCACTCTAATTGTCCCCACCTATTTTTCTATTATGACAACAAAGTcatctactctctctctctctctctctctcacagacacacacacacacacacatatatatatatatatatatatatatatatatatatatatatattcattcaatttcattcttgttatataattaatactcacaatgtttataattttttagcatTGTCCACATTTAAAACGTAAAATGAGTTATATGTATATTAACAAGAGTAGGAgaatctataataataattttttattatttataatttgaaagtTACAATGAAAAAGAAGCTAGGAATTTAATCCTTAAATATCtccattaaaaatataaagatatgtTAATCAGTTAAGATACAATTGAATTAAATTGTAATTCATTTATAAAAGACCAAACTTATTCTACTGTTAAAGATATCTTATTCTAGTAAAATAATGGGTTCTTTGGGTTTTAACGATCATgtacaaaaatatcaaaatcagaattataaataaaattataatgataATATAAAGAATAATGTGATCTTCCAAAAAGTTGATGTAACAATATAAAGCTTGCTAGTAAACTAAGAAGTCAAACAATTCAATAGTCCAACTAGTGCCTTTGTAGAGTTAGGATAACTATTATGGTTCACTGGTTCTGTTTGCAAGCCCGGACTTAAGGGTAGGGATGCTACTATGATAACATTTAAGAAGAGAAGCCACTCTAATTATCCccttctatttttctattttaacaaaaaaaattcaacaactctctctctctctctcacacacatatatatttatttatttattcaatttcactcttgttatataatttatacACAAAATgttcattattttattgatgTCCACATtttgaacataaaaaataagttatgtGTATATTAACGAGAGTGAGAGAATCAATaaccataaatatttttttgatagtttgataattacaatgaagaagaagctagaaatttaaatttttaatatctctaTTACAAAAACAAAGATGTCCACTAGTTAAAGCAAATTTTATTGTTCcagtttaaataaaatttttgcaagTAGGTTGAagcaaatttaattaaaaatacaaagatGTCAACTACAAAGACATAGATGTATTCATGCCAGTAGGTTGAAGCAAATTTTATTGTTCcagtttaaataaaatttttgctCTTGTTGAATCAGATTGACGAGGGGAAGCACATTTTCTTTTATGGAGGCAAGGATTCTACATGGGTCAAAGAATTTACTAAGGAAGCAACATGCTTCGCTGACGATGCAGTAAAGGGAGCaagaatttcattgtttaatgtGGGAAACGGCAGTGGAAGTCTAGGGCATTTTTGGAAGCTCATTGACAACTTTTTCTTGTACAAGTCTCAAATGGTTACCGAATTGGACCCAATGACAAAGGAAATCGAAAAGTTGCTTTCTTACAAGAATGAGAAAGGATGGGTTGTGCTGTGCAAAGGGGCTAGATTGGTGTTCAGTGGTTATGGTACAACAGTTCTGACAGTCTTGAAGAACTTTGATGAATGGAGGCAGTGTTTGAATGATAGTGTATCTGATTTTGAAGTATGTCTCGAGGAACACTataatgaacaactttttaaaGACGGTTTTCCTGGCCGCGTCATTGACATCCCAAAAAGTGATGGATTGATCCCAGATAATAGAAAATGTCCTGACTGTTCCAAGATCATGGAGACATCTTTCAGGTTTAAATGCTGCGATCACAATCAACATGGTTTCAACTTAAAATTCTGCCACAATCATCATGGTACCAAGGCACAGCTCAGAGGATCCAATATCGGTCAAACGGAGCGTGTGAACCCTGTGGAGACTAATCGGTCATATGAAGCGGTGGCGGAGGCGCCACCGCAACCGCCCGTACAGTACTCTAGTGGCACTACTGCTTCTACATAATTGTGTTTGTGTGCGTGTCTACGTTTGTTATCAGTGCTAAAGTTTAATTATGTAATGTGCTACAATAAAGGGAATCTTGATCACACTGGCGATCTGATGCCAAAAGTATGTGTGTATTGTAATTATGTAATGTGCTACAATAATGTTCATGTTACTAGTCTTTATTATGCATAACACTTGGCTCGCAATTTTACAGATTTAATTTCGCTTTGTACTATTTTGCTTGTGACCTTTCAAGCTATGGCAAAGACAACCATTGACTAGGACTCTCTTGGCCTGTGCCTTTGAATAGCAGTATACCACATCTTATGCAGTAGTAGCAGTTCCTCCCACATCGAGGCATACAATATTTACCAACTTTATGCTTTAGTCTATTAAAACTCAAGTGTATAACACAGTTTGAAAGaaacaaccttttttttttttagcctatGACGTGTTGACTGTTTAccataataaagtttttttttttttttttgagaaacaaaataaagtattttaataagaaagaataaaaaataaaccaaagcCCTATGACAGTCAATGGCCGCTAGGACTTACATGGGTGTAAGTCCAAATTCCGTTCcaactttcttttttgaagaaaagaaagttttattaaaaagaaaataaattcaatacatcatgagccaaaataAACTCAATCATATATATTAAGATTTTTCTCTATTCATGTTACATAGCTAGCAACACCCTTGGTATATTGTGCCGATACATGTGCCAGTCGATTCCCTTGCCACTTCACATGGCATACTTAAACCATTTTGAACTCTCGCATCTTTTGCTGGATTCCCAAAATAATATTAGCTATAGTAATCAGAGGCTCATCTATATTGTTAACGGCGTCAgacataatttttgaatcacATTCAAACATTGCCTTTTGAATGCCAACATcctatgcaaaaaaaaaaaaaaaagtctcttcCAAAACCTTCACCTCTGCCTCAATAGGTCCCAAAGGTTGGTGGAAATTCTTGCTCGTCGCTGCTTTGGTGGTCTGATttaataatgtaaaatagattgTCTACTAGTTCATAAACATTAATGCTACAATTATTGTATTTATAAACTTTGATGTACGTTAGATGTACGTTTGTAGGCTAATTCATATATGTATTGACGGATGGTTATATTGGTACATAAGATTTTGATGATAATGTATA
The sequence above is drawn from the Castanea sativa cultivar Marrone di Chiusa Pesio chromosome 5, ASM4071231v1 genome and encodes:
- the LOC142636912 gene encoding protein SIEVE ELEMENT OCCLUSION B-like — translated: MAVASRSSVMTADEMKKEISVPQTHTVQKFDVPSLASNKKPFEMTDDEIKKEISVPRTHLDQKFDVASLFAIVTNILNPATIAADNVFRGTKQPHMEIKGERAIATSFIPPLCKLKELSYEMACKDPGVETAYKTTKSILEKLKDYSWHAKAVLTLAAFALDYGDFCRHLDQLHSSDQLTKSLGILKGIPALLPQPSIDHKHEGAIVELNKLIKDTLNVIDCIVTLEERSVKYNPNDLPALSIATNNSSIYVFWAIITVVACTTRMSCLSKDESKTHELSQFSEKINEIHGKLKLHIQLCNEEIEKIEAYWKLIRFLKEPLDIAEVLKALIFASDNRQRVKVFPNELILEAVKTKNVLLFFTDLDVDKISEYVSIRTPIYENIPSKYKDKYEVVWIPIVDQWTNDMQKKFELLRSQMSWFVVQNFSSISGIKYVREQWHFKNEPIILVLNPQGTVEHHNAAPMIKIWGPRAFPFTHWKDEELRKSEDWFGSLMLEFSPDIPTWIDEGKHIFFYGGKDSTWVKEFTKEATCFADDAVKGARISLFNVGNGSGSLGHFWKLIDNFFLYKSQMVTELDPMTKEIEKLLSYKNEKGWVVLCKGARLVFSGYGTTVLTVLKNFDEWRQCLNDSVSDFEVCLEEHYNEQLFKDGFPGRVIDIPKSDGLIPDNRKCPDCSKIMETSFRFKCCDHNQHGFNLKFCHNHHGTKAQLRGSNIGQTERVNPVETNRSYEAVAEAPPQPPVQYSSGTTAST